A genomic window from Cucumis melo cultivar AY chromosome 8, USDA_Cmelo_AY_1.0, whole genome shotgun sequence includes:
- the LOC103491380 gene encoding biotin carboxylase 1, chloroplastic, with amino-acid sequence MDAAMPLCKSARAPSLTGLYAGTTNGFRSSQCTFVGANKLSFPRQRANGIHYTRKSSKNGRGLQVMCRADKILVANRGEIAVRIIRTAHELGIPCVAVYSTIDKDALHVKLADESVCIGEAPSSQSYLVIPNVLSAAISRGCTMLHPGYGFLAENAVFVEMCREHGINFIGPNPDSIRVMGDKSTARDTMKKAGVPTVPGSDGLLQSTEEAIKLAQEIGYPVMIKATAGGGGRGMRLAKEPDEFVKLLQQAKSEAAAAFGNDGVYLEKYVQNPRHIEFQVLADKYGNVVHFGERDCSIQRRNQKLLEEAPSPALTPELRKAMGDAAVAAAASIGYIGVGTIEFLLDERGSFYFMEMNTRIQVEHPVTEMISSVDLIEEQIRVAMGEKLRYKQEDIVLRGHSIECRINAEDAFKGFRPGPGRITAYLPSGGPFVRMDSHVYTDYVVPPSYDSLLGKLIVWAPTREKAIERMKRALDDTIITGVPTTIEYHKLILDVEDFKNGKVDTAFIPKHEQELAAPHSIVVTKDLANAVA; translated from the exons ATGGATGCCGCAATGCCTCTCTGTAAATCTGCTCGCGCTCCCTCTCTCACT GGTTTATATGCTGGGACAACCAATGGATTCAGGAGCTCTCAATGTACCTTCGTGGGTGCAAATAAACTCAGTTTTCCTAGACAGAGAGCTAATGGAATTCATTATACACGTAAATCGTCGAAGAATGGGAGAGGCCTTCAAGTTATGTGCCGTGCCGATAAAATTTTGGTGGCTAATAGAGGAGAAATTGCGGTTCGTATTATAAGGACTGCTCATGAATTGGGAATTCCTTGTGTGGCTGTGTACTCAACCATTGACAAGGACGCACTACACGTAAAATTAGCTGATGAATCTGTGTGCATTGGTGAAGCACCAAGCAGCCAATC GTACTTAGTGATTCCAAATGTCCTCTCTGCTGCCATCAGTCGGGGATGTACAATGCTGCATCCTGGATATGGCTTCCTTGCTGAGAATGCAGTATTTGTTGAAATGTGCAGAGAACATGGAATCAATTTTATTGGACCTAAT CCTGACAGCATCCGAGTTATGGGTGACAAATCAACTGCCAGAGATACTATGAAAAAAGCAGGTGTGCCAACTGTTCCAGGAAGTGATGGTCTTTTACAG AGCACTGAAGAAGCCATCAAACTTGCACAGGAAATTGGCTATCCCGTTATGATCAAG GCTACAGCAGGTGGTGGAGGACGTGGCATGAGGCTTGCTAAAGAGCCTGATGAATTCGTAAAGTTGTTGCAG CAAGCCAAGAGTGAGGCTGCAGCTGCATTTGGGAATGATGGTGTTTATCTTGAAAAGTATGTCCAAAATCCAAGGCACATTGAGTTTCAG GTTCTCGCTGATAAGTATGGAAATGTTGTTCATTTTGGAGAGCGTGATTGCAGCATTCAG AGACGGAACCAAAAGCTTCTAGAGGAGGCACCATCTCCTGCCTTAACACCTGAGTTGAGGAAAGCTATGGGTGATGCAGCAGTTGCAGCTGCTGCCTCTATAGGTTACATTGGGGTTGGGACAATTGAGTTCCTGTTGGATGAAAGAGGCTCCTTCTACTTCATGGAAATGAACACTCGGATCCAG GTCGAGCATCCTGTGACAGAAATGATATCCTCTGTTGACTTGATTGAGGAACAAATTCGTGTAGCCATGGGAGAAAAACTTCGGTACAAACAG GAAGATATTGTACTTAGAGGACACTCGATCGAATGCCGCATCAATGCAGAAGATGCCTTTAAAGGGTTCCGACCTGGACCAG GAAGAATTACAGCTTACTTACCGTCAGGAGGACCATTTGTTAGGATGGATAGCCATGTTTATACTGATTATGTAGTGCCTCCAAGCTATGATTCTCTTCTTGGAAAG CTTATTGTTTGGGCTCCAACGAGAGAAAAGGCAATTGAGCGTATGAAAAGGGCTCTTGATGATACTATTATTACAG GGGTTCCTACAACCATTGAATACCACAAGCTAATTCTTGATGTAGAG GATTTCAAGAATGGGAAGGTGGATACTGCGTTTATTCCTAAGCATGAACAAGAATTAGCTGCG cCTCATAGCATAGTGGTAACCAAAGATCTAGCGAACGCAGTTGCTTAA
- the LOC103491892 gene encoding uncharacterized protein LOC103491892, which translates to MFSSYVLILFILISSVVEYKIDADGRFLYFFMTLSAFIFCWQHCRPIISIDGTSLKNKHGGTLLSTSTPDANDQIFPLAFCVVDSKNDSSWTWFCNQLKRIIGGQNEVVIVSDMHKSICKAIEVVFSNVLHYMCLVHLLRNLKLKYKRIVNTVFHACGKAFNIVNFEHEIRLLESSAPGIWEELESIGFAKWSHAYSLHRRYNVMTTNIPESLNSAILKARELSICTMLEVLRMMLQRWFFEQRNEVDY; encoded by the coding sequence ATGTTTTCGTCATATGTTCTGATTTTGTTTATATTGATAAGTTCTGTTGTTGAATACAAAATTGATGCCGATGGTAGATTTCTTTACTTCTTCATGACATTATCTGCTTTCATTTTTTGTTGGCAACATTGTCGTCCAATCATTTCTATTGATGGGACAAGTCTAAAGAATAAGCACGGTGGTACTTTGTTATCGACTTCAACACCTGATGCCAATGATCAGATTTTTCCACTGGCCTTTTGTGTTGTGGATTCTAAGAATGATTCCTCATGGACCTGGTTTTGCAACCAATTGAAGAGAATTATAGGTGGCCAGAACGAGGTTGTCATAGTATCTGATATGCATAAAAGTATATGCAAAGCCATAGAGGTAGTATTTTCCAACGTTTTACATTACATGTGTCTTGTTCATTTACTTAGGAACTTAAAGTTGAAGTATAAGAGAATAGTCAATACAGTATTTCATGCATGTGGGAAGGCATTTAATATTGTAAACTTTGAACATGAAATACGTTTGTTGGAATCTTCTGCCCCTGGTATATGGGAGGAGCTTGAATCTATTGGTTTTGCTAAGTGGTCTCATGCTTACTCACTACATAGGAGATATAATGTCATGACCACTAATATACCTGAGAGTTTGAATTCTGCTATTTTGAAGGCTAGGGAGTTATCAATATGTACAATGCTTGAGGTTTTGCGAATGATGTTGCAAAGATGGTTTTTTGAACAAAGAAATGAAGTTGATTATTAA